CCCGAATTACCCGAGGTGGAAGCCCTTGCCGACTACCTGCGCGGCAACGCCGTGGGGCGTCCGGTAGGCCGGATCGACGTATCGGCGCTGTCCGTGCTCAAGACCTTCGACCCGCCGCTGACCGCGCTGCACGGCCAGACCGTTACGGGCGCCGGCCGCTGGGGCAAGTACCTCGGGCTCGACGTCGGTGGGTTGCGCCTCATCACGCACCTGTCCCGGGCGGGCTGGCTGCGGTGGTCGGACAGCCTCACCGGCACGCCGCTGCGGCCCGGCAAGGGGCCCATCGCCCTGCGCGTGCACCTCGGAACCCCCGGCGAGGCACCGGGATTCGACCTGACGGAGGCCGGCACCCAGAAGCGGCTGGCGGTCTGGCTGGTCGACGACCCGGTCAAGGTGCCCGGCATCGCCAACCTGGGTCCGGACGCGTTGGCGCTCGGGCCCGACGAGTTGGCCTCGGTGCTGAAGGGCAACACCGGTCGGCTCAAGACGGTGATCACCGACCAGAAGGTGATCGCCGGCATCGGCAACGCCTACAGCGACGAGATCCTGCATATCGCCAAGCTGTCCCCGTTCGCGACCGCCGGCAAGCTCACCGAGGCCCAGCTGGGCGCGCTGCACGACGCGATGATCGCGGTGCTCACCGACGCCGTGCAGCGTTCGGTGGGCCAGCGGGCCGCGACGCTCAAGGGCGAGAAGCGCTCCGGGCTCCGGGTCCACGCCCGCACCGGGCTGCCGTGCCCGGTGTGCGGGGACACCGTGCGGGAGGTGTCGTTCGCCGACAAGTCATTCCAGTACTGCGCCACGTGCCAGACCGGCGGCAAAGTGCTGGCCGACCGGCGGATGTCCAAGCTGCTCAAGTAGCGATTTCGCCCTCGGGCTGCCTGGGTGCGGCGGGCGAACGTGTTGGGGGAATCTGAATTCAGGGGTTTCTTGTGCTGG
This DNA window, taken from Mycolicibacterium sp. MU0050, encodes the following:
- a CDS encoding Fpg/Nei family DNA glycosylase — protein: MPELPEVEALADYLRGNAVGRPVGRIDVSALSVLKTFDPPLTALHGQTVTGAGRWGKYLGLDVGGLRLITHLSRAGWLRWSDSLTGTPLRPGKGPIALRVHLGTPGEAPGFDLTEAGTQKRLAVWLVDDPVKVPGIANLGPDALALGPDELASVLKGNTGRLKTVITDQKVIAGIGNAYSDEILHIAKLSPFATAGKLTEAQLGALHDAMIAVLTDAVQRSVGQRAATLKGEKRSGLRVHARTGLPCPVCGDTVREVSFADKSFQYCATCQTGGKVLADRRMSKLLK